Proteins encoded together in one Ferroglobus placidus DSM 10642 window:
- a CDS encoding nitrate reductase molybdenum cofactor assembly chaperone, which yields MKRQKIFKLFSLIFSFPTEETINEMRKLVEEIPEYSHVVEELTKMSLKDLQTEYTRLFVSSYPTLKCHPYESFYREGLVYGESTVEVREIYESRGLKYTYLSEPPDHVSVELEFLALTDDQEFFNRMKEWIFKFTERVKKHSKVYDLAAEELEKIFEGKE from the coding sequence ATGAAGAGGCAAAAGATATTCAAACTCTTTTCCCTCATTTTTTCCTTCCCAACTGAAGAAACTATAAATGAAATGAGAAAACTTGTGGAAGAAATTCCCGAATACTCCCATGTCGTCGAAGAATTAACAAAGATGAGTCTCAAAGACCTCCAGACGGAGTATACGAGACTCTTCGTAAGCTCCTACCCAACCCTCAAATGTCATCCCTACGAGTCGTTTTACAGAGAGGGACTCGTTTACGGAGAATCTACAGTCGAGGTTAGGGAAATTTACGAAAGTAGGGGGTTAAAATATACTTATTTAAGCGAACCTCCAGATCACGTGAGCGTTGAGCTCGAATTTTTAGCTTTAACGGACGATCAGGAATTTTTCAATAGAATGAAAGAGTGGATTTTCAAGTTTACAGAAAGAGTTAAAAAGCACTCGAAAGTATACGATTTAGCTGCCGAAGAGCTTGAGAAAATTTTCGAGGGAAAAGAATGA